In a single window of the Nocardiopsis composta genome:
- a CDS encoding IclR family transcriptional regulator has product MSQTVDRALTILPLLAEGPAGLEEVATRLGVHKSTALRLLRTMCEHGVVYRQPDQRYRLGARLFSLAQQAMESLDVRDVAHPHLARLNAETGHTVHLAVYEEGEVIYIDKVDSRYPVRMYSRIGRPVAITVAAVAKLLLADLPEAERREVARRLDYPRYTPRSTPDAQAFLAELAKVREQGWATDLGGHEESINCVAAPIRGPDGRVAAAMSLSAPNVVVGADGLLALLPQIRRTAEAISAEYSGTAPAGPAGT; this is encoded by the coding sequence ATGAGCCAGACCGTCGACCGCGCCCTGACCATCCTGCCGCTCCTCGCCGAGGGGCCCGCCGGGCTGGAGGAGGTGGCCACCCGGCTCGGCGTGCACAAGTCGACCGCGCTGCGGCTGCTGCGCACCATGTGCGAGCACGGCGTGGTCTACCGCCAGCCCGACCAGCGCTACCGGCTGGGCGCCCGGCTGTTCTCCCTGGCCCAGCAGGCGATGGAGTCGTTGGACGTGCGCGACGTCGCCCACCCGCACCTGGCCCGGCTGAACGCCGAGACCGGGCACACCGTGCACCTCGCGGTGTACGAGGAGGGCGAGGTCATCTACATCGACAAGGTCGACAGCCGCTACCCGGTGCGGATGTACTCGCGCATCGGGCGGCCGGTGGCGATCACCGTGGCCGCGGTGGCCAAGCTGCTGCTGGCCGACCTCCCCGAGGCGGAGCGGCGCGAGGTCGCCCGCCGCCTCGACTACCCCAGGTACACGCCCCGCTCGACACCGGACGCCCAGGCCTTCCTGGCCGAACTGGCGAAGGTGCGCGAGCAGGGGTGGGCCACCGACCTCGGTGGCCATGAGGAGTCCATCAACTGCGTCGCGGCGCCGATCCGCGGCCCGGACGGGCGCGTCGCCGCGGCGATGTCGCTGTCCGCGCCCAACGTCGTGGTGGGCGCGGACGGACTCCTCGCCCTGCTCCCGCAGATCCGGCGCACCGCCGAGGCGATCTCCGCGGAGTACTCCGGGACGGCCCCCGCCGGGCCGGCCGGAACCTGA
- a CDS encoding RidA family protein has protein sequence MSEPSKKTALTPATHTTPPAKFSHGVKKGNILQVAGQVGFGPAVEGQAPTPVGPTLREQTLQTFANVRAILEEGGATWEDVVMVRVYLTDTAHFAEFNEIYNSYFADLKEAPAARTTVYVGLPAGLLVEVDALAVLG, from the coding sequence ATGAGCGAGCCGTCGAAGAAGACCGCCCTGACCCCGGCCACCCACACCACGCCCCCGGCGAAGTTCTCGCACGGCGTGAAGAAGGGGAACATCCTGCAGGTCGCCGGGCAGGTCGGGTTCGGCCCGGCGGTGGAGGGCCAGGCCCCGACCCCGGTCGGCCCGACCCTGCGCGAGCAGACCCTGCAGACCTTCGCCAACGTCCGGGCGATCCTGGAGGAGGGCGGCGCGACCTGGGAGGACGTGGTGATGGTCCGGGTCTACCTGACCGACACCGCGCACTTCGCCGAGTTCAACGAGATCTACAACTCCTACTTCGCCGACCTGAAGGAGGCGCCGGCGGCCCGCACCACCGTGTACGTGGGCCTGCCCGCCGGCCTGCTCGTGGAGGTCGACGCCCTGGCCGTGCTGGGCTGA
- a CDS encoding N-acyl-D-amino-acid deacylase family protein, with product MDLVITGARVVDGSGGPSYRADVGVADGRIAAIHREGAAGPRPSAARTLDAGGLALAPGFIDMHAHSDLALLRDPDHSAKAAQGVTLEVIGQDGLSYAPVDDRTLAEVRSAITGWNGDGSDIDFDWRTVGEYLDRLDRQGTAVNAAYLVPQGTVRILAMGWADRPPSDDELAAMKRLVAEGMEQGAVGMSSGLTYTPGMYASGTELAELCRVVAAYGGYYCPHHRSYGAGALEAYAEMVELAREAGCPLHLAHATMNFAPNAGRGRDLLDLLDAAIAEGADITLDTYPYTPGSTTLAAMLPSWAGEGGPEATLARLADPAETARIRHTMEVEGSDGCHGVPIEWDTIEISGVSAPELEPYVGRTIADSAAERGEEPFAVAHRLLVADRLGTAILQHVGHEENVRTIMRHPVHTAGSDGLLQAAKPHPRAYGTFPRYLGHYSRDLGLLTLEECVAHLTSRPAARLRLPDRGLIREGHRADLVLFDPDTVADTATFDDPRSLPEGIPHVLVSGRPVIRDGRRTDVLAGRSVRRTPV from the coding sequence ATGGACCTGGTCATCACCGGAGCCCGTGTCGTCGACGGCAGCGGCGGGCCGTCCTACCGCGCCGACGTCGGCGTCGCCGACGGCCGGATCGCCGCGATCCACCGGGAGGGCGCGGCCGGACCGCGCCCCTCGGCCGCCCGCACGCTGGACGCCGGCGGACTGGCCCTGGCACCCGGCTTCATCGACATGCACGCCCACTCCGACCTGGCGCTGCTCCGCGACCCGGACCACTCGGCCAAGGCCGCCCAGGGGGTGACCCTGGAGGTCATCGGGCAGGACGGGCTCTCCTACGCCCCGGTGGACGACCGCACCCTGGCCGAGGTGCGCAGCGCCATCACCGGGTGGAACGGCGACGGCTCCGACATCGACTTCGACTGGCGCACGGTGGGGGAGTACCTGGACCGGCTGGACCGGCAGGGCACCGCGGTCAACGCCGCCTACCTCGTCCCGCAGGGAACGGTGCGCATCCTCGCGATGGGCTGGGCCGACCGCCCGCCCTCCGACGACGAGCTGGCCGCGATGAAGCGCCTGGTCGCCGAGGGGATGGAGCAGGGCGCGGTCGGCATGTCCTCCGGCCTGACCTACACCCCGGGCATGTACGCCTCCGGCACCGAACTGGCCGAGCTGTGCCGGGTGGTCGCCGCCTACGGCGGCTACTACTGCCCGCACCACCGCTCCTACGGCGCCGGCGCCCTGGAGGCCTACGCCGAGATGGTCGAGCTGGCCAGGGAGGCCGGCTGCCCGCTGCACCTGGCGCACGCCACCATGAACTTCGCGCCCAACGCCGGCCGCGGGCGGGACCTGCTCGACCTGCTGGACGCGGCCATCGCCGAGGGCGCCGACATCACCCTGGACACCTACCCCTACACCCCGGGCAGCACCACGCTGGCCGCGATGCTGCCCAGCTGGGCCGGGGAGGGCGGCCCGGAGGCGACCCTGGCCCGGCTCGCCGACCCGGCCGAGACCGCGCGCATCCGGCACACCATGGAGGTGGAGGGCTCGGACGGCTGCCACGGCGTTCCCATCGAGTGGGACACCATCGAGATCTCCGGCGTCTCGGCCCCGGAGCTGGAGCCCTACGTGGGCCGCACCATCGCCGACTCGGCGGCCGAACGCGGCGAGGAGCCGTTCGCCGTCGCCCACCGGCTGCTGGTCGCCGACCGGCTGGGCACCGCCATCCTCCAGCACGTCGGGCACGAGGAGAACGTCCGCACCATCATGCGCCACCCGGTGCACACCGCCGGCAGCGACGGCCTCCTCCAGGCCGCCAAACCGCACCCCCGCGCCTACGGCACCTTCCCCCGCTACCTCGGCCACTACAGCCGCGACCTGGGCCTGCTCACCCTGGAGGAGTGCGTCGCCCACCTCACCTCCCGCCCCGCCGCCCGCCTCCGCCTCCCCGACCGCGGCCTGATCCGCGAGGGCCACCGCGCCGACCTCGTCCTCTTCGACCCGGACACCGTCGCCGACACCGCCACCTTCGACGACCCGCGCAGCCTCCCCGAGGGCATCCCGCACGTCCTCGTCTCCGGCCGCCCGGTCATCCGCGACGGCCGCCGAACCGACGTCCTGGCGGGCCGCTCGGTCCGCCGCACGCCGGTGTAG
- a CDS encoding AAA family ATPase: MFTVQVSKTARGAASDLNEILRHPQCAGMDLYLHVDPGEYVVPDAHLVDRHVVVVPTEGPGTVTVAVGRAPVFTVTSGRLELYGVDVVGGSEEDPPVSLHPGASFYAQDCTFTAPSQIDAHQAPVEISRCRFEGGGLAMFGGGGSVTETVFDGAWLTVGGAGAAQLEGLAFTGSGGVAGMTVTAQAEPVVRDCSFEAAGSAEKPALLVADGAAPVLTDCRLGESPDISVLVTDRARAVFTRLTVDGGGPGRASVHVEGEAEAVLDGCEITGAGIGLYVSGAQARVADLRVTGPSWQGILVDGGRITGEGVRIEDPEANGLHLREARALLSSVEIIGAAAGADAAYPSLYLEESRVELDGLRVLGNRGRQAVTAQGGGGALRRVELSDIGGGLWVAEGCSLTVDGLTATMCGSNAVNVMSGGYVEVTGAKVRTTVSDGVHVGDGGRLLMKESVAGGAAGGVGVIDGGTATLEDTLLSGAGRAGAAVTGGGRLHMVRCTVRDNGEPGVYAEEGAVLQLVDTELEGVEQRVGAFTGDEESGRAWAVVGADRPEPDPGPGPVDPPPDPPAGEARPLEEVLAELDAMVGLEGVKKEVRALIDLQRVNERRRGAGLPELDFSRHLVFSGPPGTGKTTVARIYGEVLRSLGILREGVFIEASRADLVGEHLGETTRKTTELFEQARGGVLFIDEAYALSRTFGSGSDFGQEAIDALIKLMEDLRDEVVVVFAGYSDEMRTFLAANPGLKSRVSRVVAFENLGPDQLAAIFTAMAENKGYVLGPGVHDLVVRHFRAQVRDESFGNGREARRMFEEVVQRQASRVVADGGTTARELSLVLPADLEGVVDPGLAARLGAPRDERQARALTARLESMVGLHGVKREVAELTSLISAGRRRQAAGLDARLPSRHLVFAGPPGTGKTTVARIYGELLAALGVLAQGQVVEVGRADLVGQYVGQTAQRTREVFEKARGGVLFIDEAYALTRAAGAADFGQEAVDTLIKLMEDFRDEVVVIAAGHTDEMRGFLAANPGLASRFSRTVVFAPYTAEELAAVFAATAAEADFAVPDATLAAVGDAVRADPDRYARGNGREVRKLFDEAVARQARRIERMVLAGEDPSIEHLRDLLPEDVAPVRGTG; the protein is encoded by the coding sequence ATGTTCACGGTCCAGGTGTCGAAGACCGCGCGCGGCGCCGCGTCGGACCTCAATGAGATCCTGCGGCACCCGCAGTGCGCGGGCATGGACCTGTACCTGCACGTCGACCCGGGCGAGTACGTGGTGCCCGACGCGCACCTGGTGGACCGGCACGTGGTCGTGGTGCCGACCGAGGGGCCGGGCACGGTGACGGTGGCCGTGGGGCGGGCGCCGGTGTTCACCGTCACCTCCGGGCGGCTGGAGCTGTACGGGGTGGACGTGGTCGGCGGATCCGAGGAGGACCCGCCGGTGTCGCTGCACCCCGGGGCGTCGTTCTACGCCCAGGACTGCACGTTCACCGCGCCCTCGCAGATCGACGCGCACCAGGCGCCGGTGGAGATCTCCCGGTGCCGGTTCGAGGGCGGCGGGCTGGCCATGTTCGGCGGCGGCGGGAGCGTCACCGAGACCGTGTTCGACGGGGCCTGGCTGACCGTGGGCGGCGCCGGCGCCGCCCAGCTGGAAGGGCTGGCCTTCACCGGCTCCGGCGGCGTCGCGGGCATGACGGTCACCGCGCAGGCCGAACCGGTGGTGCGGGACTGCTCCTTCGAGGCGGCCGGTTCGGCGGAGAAGCCGGCGCTGCTGGTCGCGGACGGGGCCGCCCCGGTGCTCACCGACTGCAGGCTCGGCGAGAGCCCCGACATCTCGGTGCTCGTCACCGACCGGGCCCGCGCCGTGTTCACCCGGCTGACCGTGGACGGCGGCGGCCCCGGCCGGGCGTCGGTGCACGTCGAAGGCGAAGCGGAGGCGGTGCTGGACGGCTGCGAGATCACCGGCGCCGGCATCGGGCTCTACGTCAGCGGGGCCCAGGCGCGGGTGGCCGACCTGCGCGTCACCGGCCCGTCCTGGCAGGGGATCCTGGTCGACGGCGGCCGGATCACCGGCGAGGGGGTGCGGATCGAGGACCCCGAGGCCAACGGCCTGCACCTGCGCGAGGCGCGGGCGCTGCTCTCCTCGGTGGAGATCATCGGCGCCGCGGCCGGCGCGGACGCCGCGTACCCCAGCCTCTACCTGGAGGAGAGCCGGGTGGAACTGGACGGGCTGCGGGTCCTGGGGAACCGGGGCAGGCAGGCGGTGACCGCGCAGGGCGGCGGCGGCGCGCTGCGCCGGGTGGAGCTCTCCGACATCGGCGGCGGCCTGTGGGTCGCCGAGGGCTGCTCGCTCACCGTCGACGGGCTCACCGCCACGATGTGCGGCAGCAACGCGGTCAACGTGATGTCCGGCGGCTACGTCGAGGTCACCGGGGCGAAGGTGCGCACCACGGTCAGCGACGGGGTGCACGTCGGCGACGGCGGCCGGCTGCTGATGAAGGAGTCGGTGGCCGGCGGGGCCGCCGGCGGCGTGGGCGTGATCGACGGCGGCACCGCCACCCTGGAGGACACCCTGCTGTCCGGGGCGGGCCGGGCCGGGGCCGCGGTCACCGGCGGCGGCCGGCTGCACATGGTCCGCTGCACGGTGCGCGACAACGGCGAACCCGGCGTGTACGCCGAGGAGGGCGCGGTCCTCCAGCTGGTCGACACCGAACTGGAAGGGGTGGAGCAGCGGGTCGGCGCGTTCACCGGCGACGAGGAGAGCGGGCGGGCCTGGGCGGTGGTCGGCGCCGACCGGCCGGAGCCGGACCCCGGCCCCGGGCCGGTGGACCCGCCGCCCGACCCGCCCGCCGGAGAGGCCCGCCCGCTGGAGGAGGTGCTGGCCGAGCTGGACGCGATGGTCGGCCTGGAGGGGGTGAAGAAGGAGGTCCGCGCCCTCATCGACCTGCAGCGGGTGAACGAGCGGCGGCGCGGCGCCGGGCTGCCCGAACTCGACTTCAGCCGGCACCTGGTGTTCTCCGGTCCGCCCGGCACCGGCAAGACCACGGTGGCCCGCATCTACGGGGAGGTGCTGCGCTCGCTGGGCATCCTCCGGGAGGGCGTGTTCATCGAGGCGTCCCGGGCCGACCTGGTCGGCGAGCACCTGGGCGAGACCACCCGCAAGACCACCGAGCTGTTCGAACAGGCCCGCGGCGGGGTGCTGTTCATCGACGAGGCCTACGCGCTCTCCCGCACCTTCGGCTCCGGCTCCGACTTCGGCCAGGAGGCCATCGACGCGCTGATCAAGCTGATGGAGGACCTGCGCGACGAGGTCGTCGTGGTGTTCGCCGGCTACTCCGACGAGATGCGCACCTTCCTCGCCGCCAACCCCGGCCTCAAATCGCGGGTCTCGCGCGTCGTCGCGTTCGAGAACCTCGGCCCGGACCAGCTCGCCGCGATCTTCACCGCGATGGCCGAGAACAAGGGGTACGTGCTCGGCCCCGGCGTGCACGACCTGGTGGTCCGGCACTTCCGGGCGCAGGTGCGCGACGAGTCGTTCGGCAACGGCCGGGAGGCGCGCCGGATGTTCGAGGAGGTGGTGCAGCGCCAGGCCAGCCGGGTCGTCGCGGACGGCGGGACCACCGCCCGCGAGCTCAGCCTGGTGCTCCCCGCCGACCTGGAGGGCGTGGTCGACCCGGGGCTGGCCGCCCGGCTGGGCGCCCCGCGCGACGAACGGCAGGCGCGCGCCCTCACCGCCCGCCTGGAGTCGATGGTCGGCCTGCACGGCGTCAAACGCGAAGTGGCCGAGCTGACCAGCCTGATCTCGGCGGGCCGGCGCCGGCAGGCGGCCGGGCTGGACGCCCGGCTGCCCTCCCGGCACCTGGTGTTCGCCGGCCCGCCGGGCACCGGGAAGACGACGGTGGCCCGCATCTACGGCGAGCTGCTGGCCGCGCTCGGCGTGCTGGCCCAGGGCCAGGTCGTCGAGGTGGGCCGCGCCGACCTGGTCGGCCAGTACGTCGGGCAGACCGCGCAGCGCACCCGGGAGGTGTTCGAGAAGGCCCGCGGCGGGGTGCTCTTCATCGACGAGGCCTACGCGCTCACCCGCGCCGCGGGCGCGGCCGATTTCGGCCAGGAGGCCGTGGACACGCTGATCAAGCTGATGGAGGACTTCCGGGACGAGGTGGTGGTGATCGCCGCCGGCCACACCGACGAGATGCGCGGCTTCCTCGCCGCCAACCCCGGCCTGGCCTCCCGCTTCTCCCGCACCGTGGTCTTCGCGCCCTACACCGCCGAGGAGCTGGCGGCGGTGTTCGCCGCCACCGCCGCCGAGGCCGACTTCGCGGTACCCGACGCGACCCTGGCCGCGGTCGGCGACGCGGTCCGCGCCGACCCGGACCGCTACGCCCGCGGCAACGGCCGCGAGGTCCGCAAGCTCTTCGACGAGGCGGTCGCCCGCCAGGCCCGCCGGATCGAGCGGATGGTGCTGGCCGGCGAGGACCCGAGCATCGAGCACCTCCGCGACCTGCTCCCGGAGGACGTCGCCCCGGTGCGCGGGACGGGCTGA
- a CDS encoding alanine racemase — protein sequence MTSADTPSEGRLTGLDTLAGEIVDERFKGLPPDAAGRTAGALAAERRNLFTGGFTTPVLALSAERTEHNLALMEAYAERHGLAFAPHGKTSMAPQLFERQLERGAWGITLAVPHQVRLARRFGVPRIFLANELVDAAALRWLAAELDADPGFAFACYVDSVRGVELMDAALRAAGARRPVDVVVELGAGDGARTGVRTEKEAAEVADAVAAAGTLRLVGVAGYEGEVPAADPERVAAWLRRLTGLAAAFDAAGRFEHLGADEQIVVTAGGSAWFDQVAEVFAELGGLSRPVLKLLRSGAYVSHDDGLYRERTPFNRVPEEGELRAAFTLWAQVVSRPEPGQAFLNAGRRDAAYDQHLPEVHLVRSARDGSIRRAEGVTVTALSDQHAWLRVDGTGLEVGDWVGMGMSHPCTIFDKWQLVPLVEEDGTVTDLIRTFF from the coding sequence ATGACCAGCGCCGACACCCCCTCGGAGGGCCGCCTCACCGGCCTCGACACGCTCGCCGGCGAGATCGTCGACGAACGCTTCAAGGGGCTCCCGCCGGACGCCGCGGGGCGGACGGCCGGCGCGCTGGCCGCCGAGCGGCGCAACCTGTTCACCGGCGGCTTCACCACCCCGGTGCTGGCGCTGTCGGCCGAGCGGACCGAGCACAACCTGGCGCTGATGGAGGCCTACGCCGAACGGCACGGCCTGGCCTTCGCCCCGCACGGCAAGACGTCGATGGCGCCGCAGCTGTTCGAGCGCCAGCTGGAGCGCGGCGCCTGGGGGATCACCCTGGCCGTGCCGCACCAGGTGCGGCTGGCCCGCCGGTTCGGCGTCCCGCGGATCTTCCTCGCCAACGAGCTGGTGGACGCGGCGGCGCTGCGCTGGCTCGCCGCCGAGCTCGACGCCGACCCCGGCTTCGCCTTCGCCTGCTATGTGGACTCGGTGCGCGGCGTGGAGCTGATGGACGCCGCGCTGCGCGCCGCGGGCGCCCGCCGCCCGGTGGACGTCGTGGTCGAACTGGGCGCGGGCGACGGCGCCCGCACCGGGGTGCGCACCGAGAAGGAGGCCGCCGAGGTCGCCGACGCGGTCGCCGCCGCCGGGACGCTCCGCCTGGTCGGCGTCGCCGGCTACGAGGGCGAGGTCCCCGCCGCGGACCCGGAGCGGGTCGCCGCCTGGCTGCGCCGGCTCACCGGGCTGGCCGCCGCGTTCGACGCCGCGGGCCGCTTCGAGCACCTCGGCGCGGACGAGCAGATCGTGGTCACCGCCGGCGGCAGCGCCTGGTTCGACCAGGTCGCCGAGGTGTTCGCGGAGCTCGGCGGGCTCTCCCGGCCGGTGCTCAAGCTGCTCCGCTCCGGCGCCTACGTCTCGCACGACGACGGCCTGTACCGCGAGCGCACCCCGTTCAACCGGGTCCCGGAGGAGGGCGAGCTGCGCGCGGCGTTCACCCTGTGGGCGCAGGTCGTCTCCCGGCCCGAACCCGGCCAGGCGTTCCTCAACGCGGGCCGCCGGGACGCCGCCTACGACCAGCACCTGCCCGAGGTCCACCTGGTCCGCTCGGCCCGCGACGGGTCGATCCGCCGCGCCGAGGGCGTCACCGTCACCGCCCTGTCCGACCAGCACGCCTGGCTCCGGGTGGACGGCACCGGCCTGGAGGTCGGCGACTGGGTCGGCATGGGCATGTCGCACCCCTGCACGATCTTCGACAAGTGGCAGCTGGTGCCCCTGGTCGAAGAGGACGGCACGGTCACCGATCTGATCCGGACCTTCTTCTAG
- a CDS encoding DsbA family oxidoreductase produces the protein MSDENGTGTDGAAVIPVDVWTDLVCPWCYIGKRRLEHAVRLTGLGERIRVRWRSSELDPHGAPGGDLTLPDYMRRQGLPEAEIELRLASVGAQAEQEGLDYRLDRARPVNTLDAHRLIHLAGERDLGGEVQERLMRAYACEGEVLSDRPTLVGLAAEAGLDAEEAAGLLDGDRHTDTVRADEARAASLGLHGVPSFLFGGEHATSGARSAEELAAHLRRAAEAPAPSPR, from the coding sequence ATGAGCGATGAGAACGGCACCGGAACGGACGGCGCGGCCGTCATCCCCGTCGACGTCTGGACCGACCTGGTGTGCCCCTGGTGCTACATCGGGAAGCGGCGGCTGGAGCACGCCGTGCGGCTGACCGGACTGGGCGAGCGGATCCGGGTGCGGTGGCGCAGCAGCGAACTGGACCCGCACGGCGCCCCCGGCGGCGACCTGACCCTCCCCGACTACATGCGCCGCCAAGGGCTCCCCGAAGCGGAGATCGAACTGCGCCTGGCCTCGGTCGGCGCCCAGGCCGAACAGGAAGGGCTGGACTATCGGCTGGACCGGGCCCGCCCGGTCAACACCCTCGACGCGCACCGGCTGATCCACCTCGCCGGGGAGCGGGACCTCGGCGGCGAGGTCCAGGAGCGGCTGATGCGCGCCTACGCCTGCGAGGGCGAGGTCCTCTCCGACCGGCCCACCCTGGTCGGCCTGGCGGCCGAGGCGGGGCTGGACGCCGAGGAGGCCGCCGGGCTGCTGGACGGCGACCGGCACACCGACACCGTCCGCGCCGACGAGGCGCGCGCGGCCTCCCTCGGCCTGCACGGCGTCCCATCCTTCCTGTTCGGAGGGGAGCACGCGACCTCCGGAGCCCGCTCCGCAGAGGAACTGGCCGCCCACCTCCGCCGCGCGGCCGAGGCCCCCGCCCCGTCGCCCCGCTGA
- a CDS encoding winged helix-turn-helix transcriptional regulator has translation MNVSSQRTAVPPASAAGSPPTAGTVFDPDCPARTVLDHVTSRWGVLILRTLAGGPVRFAGLRDRIGGISEKMLSQTLRTLARDGLVERTVEPTSPPQVSYALTALGTELTGPLGELVDWIARRAPEVVAAQDAHDARSSAARARE, from the coding sequence ATGAACGTAAGTTCGCAGCGCACAGCGGTTCCGCCCGCGTCGGCCGCCGGAAGTCCACCGACCGCCGGCACCGTCTTCGACCCGGACTGCCCGGCCCGCACCGTGCTGGACCACGTGACCAGCCGGTGGGGCGTCCTCATCCTGCGCACCCTCGCCGGCGGCCCGGTGCGCTTCGCCGGGCTGCGCGATCGGATCGGCGGCATCAGCGAGAAGATGCTCTCCCAGACCCTGCGCACCCTGGCCCGCGACGGCCTGGTGGAGCGCACCGTGGAGCCGACCTCCCCGCCGCAGGTCAGCTATGCGCTCACCGCACTGGGCACCGAGCTCACCGGGCCGCTGGGCGAACTGGTCGACTGGATCGCCCGACGCGCCCCGGAGGTGGTCGCCGCCCAGGACGCCCATGACGCCCGCTCGTCGGCGGCGCGGGCCCGGGAGTAG
- a CDS encoding sugar kinase, with translation MNSTAPHAPEAVCLGESLVTFLPSRPGRLADVPSFDRSLGGAESNVACTLAGAGHRTRWVSRVGADGFGDYLVRAVAAYGVDTSAVGRDPHRPTGVYFRTAGERATGPDGGPDLSEVLYYRAGSAASAMSAETVAAADTDAGRVLHLTGITAALSADCLGLLRRLTADRPGRPLVSFDVNYRAGLWPGAPAGPEVLLDLARGCDVVFVGEDEAEAAWGVAGGPAAVRAALPEPPVLVVKEGPAGATAFTPQTPGGLFAPAARVDVAAPVGAGDAFAAGFLSATLRGLPPLERLRHGHLFAAAALTVPGDLAAPPSREHAGELAALPDDDWGRLHLGPGWTARAGTPAGKARTP, from the coding sequence GTGAACAGCACCGCGCCGCACGCCCCCGAGGCGGTCTGCCTCGGCGAGTCCCTGGTGACGTTCCTGCCGTCGCGCCCGGGGCGCCTCGCCGACGTGCCCTCCTTCGACCGCTCGCTGGGCGGCGCCGAGTCCAACGTGGCCTGCACCCTGGCCGGCGCCGGCCACCGGACCCGCTGGGTCAGCCGGGTCGGCGCCGACGGCTTCGGCGACTACCTGGTGCGCGCCGTCGCCGCCTACGGGGTGGACACCTCCGCGGTCGGCCGCGACCCGCACCGGCCCACCGGCGTCTACTTCCGCACCGCCGGCGAGCGGGCCACCGGCCCCGACGGCGGCCCCGACCTGTCCGAGGTGCTCTACTACCGGGCCGGCTCCGCGGCCTCGGCGATGTCGGCGGAGACGGTGGCCGCAGCCGACACCGACGCCGGGCGGGTGCTGCACCTGACCGGGATCACCGCCGCGCTCTCCGCCGACTGCCTGGGCCTGCTCCGCCGGCTCACCGCGGACCGGCCGGGGCGCCCCCTGGTCTCCTTCGACGTCAACTACCGGGCCGGGCTGTGGCCCGGCGCCCCCGCGGGCCCGGAGGTCCTGCTCGACCTGGCCCGCGGCTGCGACGTGGTGTTCGTCGGCGAGGACGAGGCCGAGGCCGCCTGGGGGGTGGCCGGCGGGCCGGCCGCGGTGCGCGCCGCGCTGCCCGAGCCGCCGGTGCTGGTCGTCAAGGAGGGCCCGGCCGGCGCCACCGCGTTCACCCCGCAGACCCCCGGCGGGCTGTTCGCCCCGGCCGCCCGGGTGGACGTGGCGGCCCCGGTGGGCGCGGGCGACGCGTTCGCCGCCGGGTTCCTCTCCGCGACGCTGCGCGGCCTGCCCCCGCTGGAGCGGCTGCGCCACGGCCACCTATTCGCGGCCGCCGCGCTCACCGTCCCCGGCGACCTGGCCGCGCCGCCCTCCCGGGAGCACGCCGGCGAACTGGCCGCGCTCCCCGACGACGACTGGGGGAGACTGCACCTCGGCCCCGGCTGGACCGCCAGGGCGGGAACCCCCGCTGGGAAGGCCCGAACACCATGA
- a CDS encoding type II toxin-antitoxin system HicB family antitoxin yields the protein MTVFRATAARDGRFWSVTIHDLPENTAGFTQGRNWTEAEEMTRDAIAGLLDIPADSFDVLLTPEDEEAARAIAAAQQAREEAERAEAAKQRSLQEAALVLTGRGFTVRDAGRALGVSYQRISQLTRGSDQRAGEAA from the coding sequence TTGACCGTCTTCAGAGCGACCGCCGCACGGGACGGGCGGTTCTGGTCCGTCACCATCCACGACCTGCCGGAGAACACCGCCGGATTCACTCAAGGAAGGAACTGGACCGAGGCCGAGGAGATGACCCGGGATGCGATCGCCGGGCTGCTCGACATCCCCGCCGACTCCTTCGATGTCCTCCTCACTCCAGAGGACGAGGAGGCCGCCCGCGCCATCGCTGCAGCCCAGCAGGCACGCGAGGAGGCTGAGCGGGCCGAGGCCGCGAAGCAGCGATCGCTCCAAGAGGCAGCACTCGTCCTCACCGGTAGGGGGTTCACCGTCCGCGACGCCGGACGGGCCCTCGGTGTCTCCTACCAGCGCATCTCCCAGCTGACCAGGGGCAGCGACCAGCGCGCCGGCGAAGCCGCCTGA